The Tolypothrix sp. NIES-4075 DNA window ACGATTCGCTTCGCTTGCGATATTAGTCCGCATACTATCCAAGTTTCCATAGCTGCCCCCTATCCTGGGACAGAACTTTATCAGCAAGCGCAGGAAAATAATTGGTTTAGCGACACTTCCTTAGTTGCTAATTCAGGCATTCAAATGTCAACACTGCAATATCCAAACCTTGCCGGTGCGGAAATTGAAGATGCAGTTGAAAGGATGTATCGTCGCTTTTACTTTCGTCCTCAAGCTATCATCCCGATTGTCGGTGAAATGCTGACTGACCCTCAAATGTTGATACGTCGTCTGCGTGAGGGACGTGAATTTTTCTCTTACCTAAAAGACCGTCGCAGCCAAGGAACTGCGAAAACGCAATCAGTAGTTGCTTCTAATTCGTAGTGAGCCAGCGCGGTCTTCTCCCACTCGTGAGAGGCTAGCGCCAAGGGGGTCTCCCGCTCATATATTGGGTTTTAAGGAAATCGACGCAATGAACGTGCAATAATTCTGGTGCATGAGCCTGAATAAAAAGGCTTTTTGAGTCTAAAATCCCAAATATAGAATGCTATCAGATTATTTGGCAGCGATCGCCTTGGGGATCAACTTGCTATTGCTGATTGTGTGCCTCGCGGCAATTTGCTATTACTGCTATGGGATCTATGCGGCAATTGAGTTTTTTTCCCATGAGATACAAATTGATTCCGACTTCCATCCACCGATTACTATCCTCAAGCCGATTTGCGGTCTTGATATCGATACTTACGAAAATTTTGCCTCATTCTGCCAACAAGATTACCCAGAGTACCAAATCATCTTCGGTGTGCGGGATGGAAATGACCCAAGTGTGCAAGTTGTCAAGAAAATTATCGAGGACTTCCCAGAAATTGATATTAGTCTCGTCATAAGCGATCGCATAATTGGCACTAATTTAAAAGTTAGTAATTTAGCTAACGCTGAAGCAAAGGCAAAGTATTCGTTGTTGTTGCTTGCAGATAGCGATGTTCGCGTCGGACGAGATTATTTGCAAAGAGTTATCCAGCCGATGCGCGATCCTGAGGTGGGTGTTGTTACCTGTTTGTATCGTCCCTTTGTTCGCGGGTGGGTGGCTATTCTCGAAGCTGTGGGGATATCGACTGAGTACCATGCTAGTATTTTAGTCGCCAGATCGTTGGAAGGAATGAACTTTGCCCTCGGTCCAACCATTGCCATTCGTAAAAGTGTCTTAGAAGCGATCGGCGGATTTGTCGCAATTGCCGATTATTTGGCAGACGATTTTCAACTTGGCTATTTACCTACACAAGTCGGCTACAAGGTGGTACTTTCTGACTATGTTATCGATCATGCGATCGCCACAGTTAGCTTGCTTGATTTAATTCATCGTCAGAAACGGTGGAATTGCTGCACGCGAGTTTCTCGACCTTGGGGTTATTTAGGGCTAATTTTTACCCACGGCACAGCTATGAGTTTATTATTCTTAATCGCCACAACCGGGTCAATTTTCGGTTGGGCGATCGCTTTTTTAACCTTAAGTATAAGATTAATCATGGCATGGGTCGTTGGAGTCAAGAGTCTCAAAGATCCAGTCGCGAGCAAGTTTTTGTGGCTTATCCCTTTACGCGATATTATCAGCTTTGCAATTTGGTGCTATGGCTTTTTTGGCAGCACAATTGAGTGGCGAGGGCAACGATTGCAGTTAACTAAAGATGGAAAGTTGGTAATAATTCCTTTTGCCACACAAGAAGTTCTGCCAAGTTGACCGAATGCTTTTACTTTTGAGAGGCTTTAGCCCAATTATCAGAACCTAAAAACAAAAAAATCTATGCAGGCAAATAAATTCGCGATTATTAATGGTGATGATTTCGGCTTCTCTAGTGGTGTTAATCAAGCAATTATCAAAGCACATGAAGAAGGAGTACTAACTAGTACTAGCCTGATGGTAACTGCTGATGCTACAAAGGAAGCCGTTGCGTTAGCACGCACTCACCCCAATTTGGCAGTTGGTCTACATTTAGTTCTGGTGTGTGGAAAATCTGCCCTCCCACCGGAAGAAATCCCCCATTTGGTTGACGAACAAGGTAACTTTTCATACAATTCTCTAGTCACTGGGTTGCGCTATCAATTTGTTAGAGAAACTCGCGAAGAACTGCGACGAGAAATCCGCGCTCAATTAGAAAAATTCCGTTCTACTGCTTTAGCGCTTTCTCATGTGGATGGACATTTGCACATGCATCTCCATCCAGTAGTATTAAATATCTTGGTTGACTTAGCCGAAGAGTTCAATATCAAAGCGATTCGTCTGCCAGTTGAGGAACTGGGGATGAATCTCAAGCTCGATCGCCGTGGGTTAGTAACTAAACTTATTTGGTGGGTGGTGTTTGGTGGACTGCGACGTTATGGTGAAAATTTGCTAAAATCTCAGGGGATTGCTTTCACTGAGCGAGTTTACGGGTTGCTGCAAACTGGTTGCATCACAGAAAAATACTTGCTTGGTTTAATACCGCAAATCGAGGCAAACTTGGTAGAGATTTATTGCCATCCAGCGATCGCGATCGGTAACGAACCTCTCAATGGACTATTAGGTGCGGGTGAAGTAGAACTTGCTGCTTTATTAAGTAATCAGGTACGCGAATTACTCACTATTCATAATATTAAACTTATTAATTATACCCAAATTTCTCAGTAACATAACTCAAAAGTTGTAACACTGCCATAACAATGTAATACTACGTTCACATTAAAGTTATAAACTCATGAGCATGAAACTTTATTAGAATGCTCATTCTGCTTGCTAAATAATGGTTATATTTGAGTCTACTATAACAAATAGTAAAATTATCATTGATTTCCTACTATTGATTCTCTGTCTATCATCTGTCTGCTTTTATTGCTACGCAATTTATGCCGCGCTAGTTTGGCTTGGCAATGCTAATTTTATTGATTCAGAGTTTCATCCACCTATTACTATTGTTAAACCCCTTTGTGGGTTTGATAGTGATGCTTACGAAAATCTTGCCTCATTTTGCCAGCAGGATTATCCAGATTATCAAATCATTTTTGTTGTGAGGGATCGCAAAGATCCTAATATAGAAATTGTCAATAAAATAATTTACAATTATCCTGATTTGGATATTTTACTAGTACTGGGCGATCGCATCATCGGCACAAATCCCAAAGTTAACAACTTGGCGAATGGTGCAATCAAAGCTAAACATGAGATTTTATTCTTGGCTGATAGCGACATTCGAGTGAACAAAGACTATTTACAACGAGTTATTCAGCCAATGCAAGATCAAAACGTTGGTGTTGTTACTTGTCCATATCGTTCTTTAGCTCAAGGGTGGGTGACAATATTAGAAGCGATCGGCAGCACTACTGAGTTTCATGCTGGCGTTTTAGTTAGTAATGCCTTAAACAGTGGTATAGAATATGCTTTCGGATCAACAATTGCTATCCGTAAAGAAGTATTAGAAACAATCGGTGGATTTGAAGCGATCGCCGACTACTTAGCGGATGATTTTCAACTTGGTAACTTAACAGCCAAGGCAGGATACAAAGTTGTACTTTCTGATTATATAGTTGAACATGTACTAGCAAAAAGCAGCTTAATTGAAGTTATAAATCGTCAGATTCGTTGGGCGTGTGGGATCAGAGCTTCTCATCCTTGGGGTTATCTGGGATTAATTTTTACCTACGGGATTGTTTTTAGCTTGTTGCTATTGATTTCCACTGGTGGTTCAACATTAAGTTGTTTTGTTCTATGTATTACTTGGGTTGCAAGATTAGTAATGGCTTGGGTTGTTGGGGTTATCACTCTTAAAGAGCCGATTGTCAAAAAGTTTCTCTGGATAATTCCTCTATACGATTTATTAAGGTTTGTTATTTGGTGTAATGGCTTTTTTCGCAGCACAATTGAATGGCGAGGGCAACGATTCCAGTTAACTGAAAATGGAAAGCTGGTAGCGATCGCTCTTCCCACACAAGAAGTTGTGCCAAGTTGACTGGATAATTTTTTCAAATTTATTGAAAGGTGTAATTGCAACCGCTCCCCTATAAAAAGATTAGGCAGGTGTGGTAATTTGCTATGTTATACACTTTCAAATAAACATTTATGACCAAAAAAGCTTGGGATGCCCAACTTGCTTACTGGCTAGTTCGACCGCTAAAAGACACTTGGGTAAACCCAAATCATCTTACCACAGTGCGCCTGGTGACAGGGCTGGCGGCGGCTGTGGCTGTTGCAAATGCAAACTGGGCTAACATCGGCGCTTGGTTGTTTGCTTTATCGAACTTTCTCGATCATACTGATGGGGAATTGGCGCGGCTAAGTGGCAAAATCAGTTTAGGGGGTCATCAGTATGATTTGATTAGTGATGCGATTATCCACATTCTCTTGTTTGTGGGCATTGGGTATGGTTTGATGAACAGCGAACTGAGTTATTGGGCATTGGTGATGGGGATTGTATCTGGGGTATCTGTTGCTTGCATTTTCCACTTGCGAAATGAGATGGAACAGCAACTTGGTAAAGACGCCACCCAGCAACCGAATTTTGCAGGCTTTGATATCGAAGATGTGCTGTATTTGTTTCCAGTAGTCACTCTGCTGGGTGGACTTAAGCTGTTATTAATTGCGGCAGCAATTGGGGCGCCAACTTTTGCCGTGTGGGTAATTTGGCAATTCCGCGTTTACTCGTTGCGTTCTTGATATTTATTTAAGCATTATTATTTATGGAGCTAAAAACAGAACTTAATCAAGCGATCGCTGCTTTAGATAAAAATAAACTTAAAGCTGAGTTTCAAGCTCAAAATGAATTCTTGGTGGTGGAAAACTTTCTTCCTAACATCATCTTGGATGAGTTACTCGCTGTTTTGCCATCCCTCAAAGGAGCGATTAATCGTAACTATATTCCGAATCATAAAAAGGGTGGAAGTATCAGCCGTTACAGCTTAGATAATCTCGCTCCTATTTTTGGCGAATTATATCAAGATTCGACTTTGTGCGAGTTTTTCAACGAGATAACAGCAGAGAAACTTGTTTTTTGTCCTAATTCCGATCCTCATACCTACGCTTTGTATTACTATACTGAACCTGGCGATCGCATTGAATATCATTACGATACTTCTTACTATCAAGGGAAACGCTATACAGTGCTACTCGGTTTAGTTGACCGTTCTACAAGTCAACTAGAATATCAACTTTATCGCGATCTGCCTGAGAAAGAAACGCAGATAAAATCGCTTTCTCTAACTCCAGGTACGCTGGTATTATTCAATGGCGATAAACTATATCACCGAGTCACACCTTTAGGCGAAAATCAAGAAAGAATTGTTTTGACTTTGGAATATGTCACCGACATCCGCATGGGTGGATTTAAACGTTTTGTCTCAAATATGAAAGACGCGATCGCTTATTTTGGTTTTCGTCAGGTGTTTCGTTGATGTTTCAGCGCTAAAGCGCGGACTACGAACGAAAGATATATAATCTCAGTTAGGGATTTAATTATGAAGGCATTAATATTAGCTGCCGGTGTTGGTAAACGCTTGGGTAAAGATGGGCAAAACCAACCTAAATGCTTGCTAAAGTTTAACGGTAAATCTCTTTTAGAGCGTCATTTAGATTATTTGCGTTCTTGTCAAATTGAGTCAGTTGCGATCGTTGTCGGTTATCAAGCTGAGAAAATTCAAGATGAAATCACAGCACTAAAAGCAGAAAATTGGGTAACAACAATTTACAATCCTGACTACACCAAAGGCAGTATCATCAGTTTGGGGACTTTAAAAAAACACTTAACTGCTGGTGACGATATTTTATTAATGGATGCAGATGTATTATACGATCGCCGCATTCTTGAGCGATTGGTGAAAACAAATATCCCCAACTGTTTCTTATTAGATCGAGATTTTGAATTGGGAGAAGAACCGGTAAAGCTTTGCGTCAAAGATAATTATCTAGTCGAATTTAGAAAAAAACTTGCCGCAAATCTAACTTATGATTTCGCCGGCGAATCAGTAGGATTTTTTCGTTTTGAGAGTGCGATCGCTTCTCGTCTTGCCACTATCACCGAAGATTATATCACAAACAAACGCCATGAAGAACCATTAGAAGAAGCAATTCGAGACTTGTTATTAGAAAATCCCCAAAAATTTAGTTACGAAGACATCACCGGCTTACCTTGGATAGAAATCGACTTTCCCGAAGACATTCAACGCGCTCAAAAGGAAATTTTACCTCGATTATAAAAAGAAAATTTTTCGTAGTAAGCACGAAGAGTGCTTATCTTCTTAAGCACGAAGAGTGCTTACTACATTAAATACATTTTCATTCATTAGAATAAATGAATCAAATAGCATCACTCACCACAGCAAAACAAAGTAAGTGCGCTCAGTTGCGAGAATTGCTAAAATCGCCACAACTCGAATTCATCATGGAAGCACACAATGGAATTAGCGCTCGCATTGTGGAAGAAGCTGGATTTAAAGGAATTTGGGCAAGTGGATTAGCTGTTTCTGCTCAATTTGGTGTGCGTGATAATAATGAAGCGAGTTGGACTCAAGTTGTAGAAATGCTAGAGTTCATGTCTGATGTAACTCAAATTCCGATTTTATTAGATGGGGATACAGGTTACGGCAACTTTAATAATATGCGTCGTTTGGTGAAGAAATTAGAACAGCGAGGTATTGCAGGAGTATGTATTGAAGATAAACTTTTTCCTAAGACTAATAGTTTCATTAATGGTAGTCGCCAACCTTTAGCTGATATTGATGAATTCTGTGGGAAAATAAAAGCAGGCAAAGACAGCCAAACAGATGCAGATTTCTCGATTGTGGCTCGAATTGAAGCTTTGATTGCCGGGTGGGATTTATCCGAAGCATTGCGCCGAGCTGAAGCTTACCACGAAGCGGGAGCGGATGCGATTTTGATTCACAGTAAATCATCTCGTCCCGATCAAGTGCTAGCATTTGCCGAAGAGTGGGCAGAACGTTCTCCGTTGGTGATTGTACCAACTAAATATTACAGCACCGCCACCGATGTTTTTCGCAAAGCTAAGATTAGTTTAGTAATTTGGGCAAATCATCTGATTCGCGCAGCTGTTACTAGTATGCAGGCGATCGCTCGCGAAATTCAAGCTAGCGAAACGCTAGTTAATATTGAAGACGATATCGCACCTGTGAAGGAAATTTTTCGCTTGCAGGGTGCAGATGAACTGCTAGAAGCGGAAAAACGCTACTTTACCAACGGACGCAATCATACAATTGCGATCGTTCTCGCTGCAACTAGAGGACAAGAATTGCAACAATTAACTCAAGATAAGCCTAAAGTCATGTTACCCATTGGTGGTAAACCTTTGCTCAGGCTTTTAGTTGATAAATTCAAAAAACTTGCCATTAATGATATTACTGTCGTCGCCGGTTTCAAAGCAGAAACTATCGATGTTGAAGGAACTAAAGTTATCCGCAATGCCGAGTATGAAACAACCGGAGAATTAGCTTCTTTAAATTGCGCTTCTGCTAAATTTAGCGACGATATGCTAATAGTTTATGGCGATTTACTTTTTAGAAGTTACATTTTGCGAGATTTATTAGATTGTCAGGGAGAAATTGTTGCTGTAGTCGATTCTGTGATGAATAATAAATCGGTTAGCGGTTCTCCTGATTATGCTTATTGTTCAGTTGCAGACGACCTTTCTATCTTTGGACAAGATGTCAACCTTTTACATATCTCTAAAGCAAGGGAAACTGAATTAGGAAATAAGAGTGGAAGATGGATTGGGATGTTGCGACTCCGCAGCCAAGGTCAACAATGGGTGAGTGAAGCGTTGAATGAGTTGCAAAACCGACCAGATTTTAATTCTATGGGGATACCAGAATTATGCAATTATTTAATTCAGCAGGGGAAACCAATCAAGGTTCTTTATATTCGCGGTAACTGGTTAGATGTTAACTCTTTGGATGACCTCGATTTGGCTTTTCAGTTAAAACAATGAAGTAGAGACGCGATAAATCCTACAGACGCGATAAATCGCGTCTCTACATGCCCTAAATTTTTATTTATCATGATTCAAGCAGAAGAATTTGTAGAAGCTGCCCGTAATATTGGCTTTGAATGGTACGCTGGTGTACCTTGTTCTTTTCTGACTCCTTTTATTAATTACGTTATTAACGACGAGAAACTTACTTATATTTCTTCAGCTAATGAGGGTGATGCTTTAGCGACAGCAGCGGGTGCAGCAATTGCTGGGAAACCTGCTGTAGTGATGATGCAAAATTCCGGTTTGGGTAATGCAATTAATCCGCTGACTTCTTTAGCTTATATTTTTCGGATTCCACTGCTGCTAATTTGTACGCTGCGAGGCGATCGCCTACTACATGATGAACCACAACATGAACTTATGGGGCAAATTACAGATAAATTGTTAGAAACAATGTCTGTACCTTGGGAATTTTTCCCCACAGAAGCAGCGGAAATAGAACCTGTGCTGCAACGTGCTACAACTTACATGCAACAAGAACGCCGACCTTACGCTTTAATTATGCGTAAGGGTACAGTTGCACCTCATGCGCTAAGTTCTTCTATTCCTCATCGGGGAGATAGCGATCGCATTATCAAAAGCTTTTTTGCAGACAATCAGCAACGTGTCTCCCGCTATCAAGCGCTAACTCGCATTGTGGAACTTACTGAGGAAAAAAATACTGTAGTCATCGCGACTACCGGATTTACCGGACGGGAACTTTTTGCTAGTAGTGACAGAGCAAATCATCTTTACATGGTTGGTTCGATGGGATGCGCTTCGTCACTGGGTTTAGGACTTTCCTTAGCACGTCCCGATTTAAAAGTAGTGGTGATTGATGGTGATGGTGCAGCACTGATGCGGATGGGTAATTTTGCTACCATCGGCGCTTATGGCAATTCTAACTTGATTCATATCCTTTTAGATAATGAAGTACACGATTCTACCGGCGCCCAAGCCACCGTTTCTGGTGGTGTCTCTTTCGCTAAAATTGCCGAAGCGTGCGGTTATGGTATCGCATTCGCAGGAGACGACATGAAGCTTTTAGATGATTTATTTGCCGCAGATAGCAACACTAGACCAAAA harbors:
- the hpnI gene encoding bacteriohopanetetrol glucosamine biosynthesis glycosyltransferase HpnI, which translates into the protein MLSDYLAAIALGINLLLLIVCLAAICYYCYGIYAAIEFFSHEIQIDSDFHPPITILKPICGLDIDTYENFASFCQQDYPEYQIIFGVRDGNDPSVQVVKKIIEDFPEIDISLVISDRIIGTNLKVSNLANAEAKAKYSLLLLADSDVRVGRDYLQRVIQPMRDPEVGVVTCLYRPFVRGWVAILEAVGISTEYHASILVARSLEGMNFALGPTIAIRKSVLEAIGGFVAIADYLADDFQLGYLPTQVGYKVVLSDYVIDHAIATVSLLDLIHRQKRWNCCTRVSRPWGYLGLIFTHGTAMSLLFLIATTGSIFGWAIAFLTLSIRLIMAWVVGVKSLKDPVASKFLWLIPLRDIISFAIWCYGFFGSTIEWRGQRLQLTKDGKLVIIPFATQEVLPS
- the hpnK gene encoding hopanoid biosynthesis-associated protein HpnK, with translation MQANKFAIINGDDFGFSSGVNQAIIKAHEEGVLTSTSLMVTADATKEAVALARTHPNLAVGLHLVLVCGKSALPPEEIPHLVDEQGNFSYNSLVTGLRYQFVRETREELRREIRAQLEKFRSTALALSHVDGHLHMHLHPVVLNILVDLAEEFNIKAIRLPVEELGMNLKLDRRGLVTKLIWWVVFGGLRRYGENLLKSQGIAFTERVYGLLQTGCITEKYLLGLIPQIEANLVEIYCHPAIAIGNEPLNGLLGAGEVELAALLSNQVRELLTIHNIKLINYTQISQ
- the hpnI gene encoding bacteriohopanetetrol glucosamine biosynthesis glycosyltransferase HpnI, whose amino-acid sequence is MVIFESTITNSKIIIDFLLLILCLSSVCFYCYAIYAALVWLGNANFIDSEFHPPITIVKPLCGFDSDAYENLASFCQQDYPDYQIIFVVRDRKDPNIEIVNKIIYNYPDLDILLVLGDRIIGTNPKVNNLANGAIKAKHEILFLADSDIRVNKDYLQRVIQPMQDQNVGVVTCPYRSLAQGWVTILEAIGSTTEFHAGVLVSNALNSGIEYAFGSTIAIRKEVLETIGGFEAIADYLADDFQLGNLTAKAGYKVVLSDYIVEHVLAKSSLIEVINRQIRWACGIRASHPWGYLGLIFTYGIVFSLLLLISTGGSTLSCFVLCITWVARLVMAWVVGVITLKEPIVKKFLWIIPLYDLLRFVIWCNGFFRSTIEWRGQRFQLTENGKLVAIALPTQEVVPS
- a CDS encoding CDP-alcohol phosphatidyltransferase family protein; this encodes MTKKAWDAQLAYWLVRPLKDTWVNPNHLTTVRLVTGLAAAVAVANANWANIGAWLFALSNFLDHTDGELARLSGKISLGGHQYDLISDAIIHILLFVGIGYGLMNSELSYWALVMGIVSGVSVACIFHLRNEMEQQLGKDATQQPNFAGFDIEDVLYLFPVVTLLGGLKLLLIAAAIGAPTFAVWVIWQFRVYSLRS
- a CDS encoding 2OG-Fe(II) oxygenase yields the protein MELKTELNQAIAALDKNKLKAEFQAQNEFLVVENFLPNIILDELLAVLPSLKGAINRNYIPNHKKGGSISRYSLDNLAPIFGELYQDSTLCEFFNEITAEKLVFCPNSDPHTYALYYYTEPGDRIEYHYDTSYYQGKRYTVLLGLVDRSTSQLEYQLYRDLPEKETQIKSLSLTPGTLVLFNGDKLYHRVTPLGENQERIVLTLEYVTDIRMGGFKRFVSNMKDAIAYFGFRQVFR
- a CDS encoding phosphocholine cytidylyltransferase family protein, with amino-acid sequence MKALILAAGVGKRLGKDGQNQPKCLLKFNGKSLLERHLDYLRSCQIESVAIVVGYQAEKIQDEITALKAENWVTTIYNPDYTKGSIISLGTLKKHLTAGDDILLMDADVLYDRRILERLVKTNIPNCFLLDRDFELGEEPVKLCVKDNYLVEFRKKLAANLTYDFAGESVGFFRFESAIASRLATITEDYITNKRHEEPLEEAIRDLLLENPQKFSYEDITGLPWIEIDFPEDIQRAQKEILPRL
- the aepX gene encoding phosphoenolpyruvate mutase; this translates as MNQIASLTTAKQSKCAQLRELLKSPQLEFIMEAHNGISARIVEEAGFKGIWASGLAVSAQFGVRDNNEASWTQVVEMLEFMSDVTQIPILLDGDTGYGNFNNMRRLVKKLEQRGIAGVCIEDKLFPKTNSFINGSRQPLADIDEFCGKIKAGKDSQTDADFSIVARIEALIAGWDLSEALRRAEAYHEAGADAILIHSKSSRPDQVLAFAEEWAERSPLVIVPTKYYSTATDVFRKAKISLVIWANHLIRAAVTSMQAIAREIQASETLVNIEDDIAPVKEIFRLQGADELLEAEKRYFTNGRNHTIAIVLAATRGQELQQLTQDKPKVMLPIGGKPLLRLLVDKFKKLAINDITVVAGFKAETIDVEGTKVIRNAEYETTGELASLNCASAKFSDDMLIVYGDLLFRSYILRDLLDCQGEIVAVVDSVMNNKSVSGSPDYAYCSVADDLSIFGQDVNLLHISKARETELGNKSGRWIGMLRLRSQGQQWVSEALNELQNRPDFNSMGIPELCNYLIQQGKPIKVLYIRGNWLDVNSLDDLDLAFQLKQ
- the aepY gene encoding phosphonopyruvate decarboxylase, coding for MIQAEEFVEAARNIGFEWYAGVPCSFLTPFINYVINDEKLTYISSANEGDALATAAGAAIAGKPAVVMMQNSGLGNAINPLTSLAYIFRIPLLLICTLRGDRLLHDEPQHELMGQITDKLLETMSVPWEFFPTEAAEIEPVLQRATTYMQQERRPYALIMRKGTVAPHALSSSIPHRGDSDRIIKSFFADNQQRVSRYQALTRIVELTEEKNTVVIATTGFTGRELFASSDRANHLYMVGSMGCASSLGLGLSLARPDLKVVVIDGDGAALMRMGNFATIGAYGNSNLIHILLDNEVHDSTGAQATVSGGVSFAKIAEACGYGIAFAGDDMKLLDDLFAADSNTRPKFAHLKIRSGTLKDLPRPNLSPEAVLQRFMSHIGSNL